In Bos indicus x Bos taurus breed Angus x Brahman F1 hybrid chromosome 23, Bos_hybrid_MaternalHap_v2.0, whole genome shotgun sequence, the genomic window gttcctctgccttttctaaaaccagcttgaacatctggaagttcatggttcacatattgctgaagcctggcttggaaaattttgagcattactttactagcatgtgagatgagtgcaattgtgcggtagtttgagcattctttggcattgcgtttctttgggattggaatgaaaactgaccttttccagtcctgtgaccactgctgagttttccaaatttgctggcatattgagtgcagcactttcacagcatcatctttcaggatttgaaatagctcaactggaattccatcacctccactagctttgttcgtagtgatgctttctaaggcccacttgacttcacattccaggatgtctggttctaggcgagtgatcacatcattgtgattatcttggttgtgaagatcttagACATCTTTTATTTGTCGGTCTCTGACAGGATTGGAACTGATTTTGGAAGCACTGTTCATTTGTCCTGAATGAAATCAGCTACCACCTTCTTTATGGGAAAAAtctccaactgatgttggcagaATTCATAGCACACCTCCCATCAAGATTCAAATAGATTCTTAATATCTCTTCCTAGAATTAGTCAATATCCTATAAGTTAAAAGGTCCTTCAAGTCGTAAAGCCCATAACAGAAGATTACATGGTCAAGGCCTCATTCCTACCTAACCCATGTAACACTCCTCTTTCACTGGTGAGAAAACCTAGGACTAGAGCTATATAGGTTTATCCAGGACCTCGCAGCAATAAACAACAGTGATCTCCTTTGACACTCTGTTGTTCATAACTCTCATAGGCAACTAACATCCATTCCCACCAGAAGTAAATTCTTTACTATAATGATTTATTCAGtgcattatttattattctaATTGGTGAAGCAAGCCAATACCTTTTTGCCCTTAGAGCCTACTCCTTTAAAAATtacctatactttttttttttttcaaaatgttcattGTAAAAGACAGCAAGTCTTCAGCATGTTATATTTACTATCACCTTATAGATTGATTGAAATAATTGACAATTACTGAATAATGACCAAGCACTAACTTTGCTAGGCACTAGGAATACAGTGGTAAACACAATGcttaatgagaaataaatatattttagagtaGAAAAATAATGTGCGATCAAAAAATATAATAGAATCAATAACAAtgttcatctctttctctgtcttacatAGGGTAGTACTTTTGGCACAATGTTGTAACTTTTCTTTATCACCCTCCTTACTTTCCTTATGAAATCCTCAAAGACAGATAACACAACATTTCACAATGCCtgtaaatatatttgataaataaaagtttatgaaTCCCCAGAGTAATTCTGCATTAAGAGTTTTTATGGGGATTGCTGCTGAAGATTAAGCAcgaaagaacaacaaaaagtcaCTGATCAGAGAATAGGTCTCCTAGAAACTCCAACTAAATCCTTGCTCAACAAAATGCCATTTAAAAGCAAAGGGATCGTTATTCCAATTATGTTGGGAAAGTTGAGATTTGATGGTGTGCATGATGTTGTTGGGTAAATCCTCAGGGCTGCTGAGTAACTCTTAGAGGCAACTGTAAAGCAAAGGGAACACAACAGTGATGGGAGCTGAGTCATGTTAGCTTTCCACTGCAATTGGTCCTTAACTGACTGGTTCTCCACTAAGACGTAACCCTAGAGATTGCTCCATTTTGTGAGTGATAATGAAACTCATTTGAAACTTTTTAATAACTGCATGCAGCATGGGGAGGCCATGTTAATCAGCTCTCCTGTTCAAAGAGCTGAATCCCTGTGGACATAGAGAAAACAAGATTATGCTTATCAGTAGTTCAATTCTGTCATTGTAATGAGATCTCTAGGGTCTTGTTTTCCTTCCAACTTGTGTAAAGAGCAGCAGAAGTTGAAAATCACTCTTCCTCTTGCTCTAGTTTTAAACAGTACTCATTGACCTCATCATGACCTTAGAATCCCTTCAGATTCTCTGCCATCATCCAGAGGGAAACACATGAGTGAATGTAGCCATGTTTGACTATtacaagaaaatagaaatggcCTAAGAGAAACTACTTTTCTCAATAGATCCAAACATTTCACATTCTTCAGTTTTTTCTATCTATAatttcatctcttctttctgatctcctttagaacataACTGTTAAGACAAATAAGTCACTTGTTCAGTGAAATAATTGGcaggttatattttcttttcacctAGAAGACAAGAAGAAAGTAAATGACTCAAACAAAAGCCTGCATTTCTTCTTGGTTTggatttatcaattttatgttCATATAAACAACTGCAAAATATTTAATCATAGAAAGCAATGTACTAGTACATCTAACCTTTTCCCAAACTTATTCACACTGTTACCTTGAAAAATACCAAGAAGGAAATCAAgctaatgtgttttcttttttaaaaaacctagccatctgtgtaaaaatattttttgtttacaaGTTCCATTTGAGCATACAGAATCAAAGTGAAGTTTAATTTACAGGGAAATGAAAGTTTTTAGTGTAATAGATTTTTGATCTCAGTTCTACAAatcatttttctgctttgattttgaAAATCATATGTTTTCTCTATCTAAATGTCAAACTGAAAGagccaaaattatttatttcctaCCAAATTCCTGAGTATTGTGAGGAAATAATGAGGTGATGAATTTAATTATGTGGTCACATTAATGTGGGTCAGACATCTGGGCAGCGGTAGAGCTCTGGATCAATGTGATTCTGTTTTATAAAGCAAAATCATGGGCTCTATACCACATGTCTGCAACTGCTTGTAATAATTTTTATACTTTAGAGATGTGATGCAAGCGTTTGTATTTTTTGGGAGGTTACAATTGTTCTAGAGACTAACCTAAATATTAAACTTCAGTCAAATTACTTTTATTCCATTCCAAAATTTTACTTATCCCTTTTAAATGTTAAGGTAACATATACTCATGGTTATATGTTACATTTTTATATGGttatattaactttttaatttagaaGATTGAAAATCCACTTTCTTCAAACTCTCTAATTATCTTTGCATATTTATGCAAACCATAGAAATGGGAATGCACTATATCTGACATTTTGAAActttgaaaagtttattttatactaaaataattaagtttaatacttttattaatttaaatatattgttttaaatataatttaaatttaatataattttagtatGTTCAATATAGTTAatacatatgtttaaaatatttaatacagaatatgcttaaaatatacttaaatattgTCTTCCATATCAATAAAACACACCAGGGTTTTTTTTCATGTGTGATTTTTCTGTTACTTTACAACtctgcaaacatttatttaaccaCTATACAGccaatagtctagtggttttccctactttcttcaatttcagtctgaatttggcaataaggagttcatgatctgagccacagtcagctcccagtcttgtttttgctgagtatagagtttctccatctttggctgcaaagaatacaatcaatccgattcaggtgttgaccatctggtgatgtccatgtgtagagtcttttcttgtgttgttggaagagggtttttgttatgaccagtgcattcttttggcagaactctattagcctttgccctgctttgttttgtactcaaaggccaaatttgcctgttactccaggtgtttcttgacttcctgcttttgcattccagtcccccataatgaagaggacatcttttttgggtgttagttctagaaggtcttgtaggtcttcacagaactgttcaacttcagcttcttcagcattactggtcggggcatagacttggattactgtgatattgaatggtttgccttggaaacaaacagagatcattctgtcatttttgagattgcatccaagtactgcattttggactcttttgttgactatgatggctactccatttcttctaagggattcctgcccacagtagtagatataatggtcatctgagttaaattcatccattccagtccatcttagttcactgattcctagaatgttgatgttcactcttgtcatctcctgtttgaccacttccaatttgctttgattcatggacctaacattccaggttcctatgcaatattgctctttacagtattgaacctttcttctatcaccagtcccttccacaactgggtattgttttgctttggctccatccatcccttcattctttctggagttatttctccactgatctccaatagcatattgggcacctacgaacctggggagttcatctttcagtgtcctaactgtttgccttttcatactgtccatggggttctcaaggtaagaatactgaagtggtttgacttatgactatacagtggaagtgagaaatagatttaagagactagatctgatagacagactgcctgatgaactatggaggaggttcgtgacattgtactggagacaggaatcaagaccatccccaagaaaaagaaatgtaaaaaagcaaaatggttgtctgaggaggccttaaaaatagctgtgaaaagaagggaagtgaaaagcaaaggagaaaaggaaagttacccatttgagtgcagagttccaaagaatagcaaggagagataagaaagccttcctcagcaatcagtgcaaagaaatagaggaaaacaatagaatgggaaagactaaagatcagagataccaagggaacatttcatgcaaagatgggctcgataaaggacagaaatggtaaggccCTAACAGAaacggaagatattaagaagaggtggcaagaatacacagaagaactgtacaaaaaagatcttcatgacccagataatcacgatggtgttatcactcacctagagccagacatcctggaatgtgaagtcaagtgagccttagaaagcatcactacgaacaaagctagtggaggtgatggaattccaactgagctatttcaaatcctgaaagatgatgctgtgaaagtgctacactcaatatgcaaattttgaaaactcagcagtggccacaggactggaaaaggtcaattttcattccaatcccaaagaaaggcaatgccaaagaatgctcaaactgcaaTTGCACTCAActaacatgctagtaaagtgatgcttaaaattctccaagccaggcttcagcaatatgtgaaccatgaacttccagatgttaagctggctttagaaaaggcagaggaaccagagatcaaattgccaacatccactggatcagtgaaaaagcaagagttccagaaaaacatctacttctgctttattgactatgacaaagcctttgactgtgtggatcacaataaactgtggaaaattttgaaagagatgggaataccagaccacctgatctgcctcttgagaaacccatatgcaggtcatgaagcaatagttagaactggacatggaacaacagactggttccaaataggaaaatgagtacatcaaggctgtatattgttaccctgcttttttaacttatatgcagagtacatcatgagaaatgctgggctggaagaagcacaagctggaatcaagattgctggaagaaaatatcaataacctcagatatgcagatgacactacccttatggcagaaagtgaagaagaatgaaagagcctcttgatgaaagtgaaagaggagagtgaaaaatttggcttaaagctcaacattcagaaaacgaagatcatggcatctggtcccatcacttcatgggaaatagatggggaaacagtggaaacagtgactgactttatttcctgggctccaaaatcactgcagatggtgactgcagccatgaaataaaaaaacgcatattccttggaaagaaagttatgaccaacctagagagcatattgaaaagcagagacattactttgtcaacaaaggtctgtctagtcaaggttatggtttttccagtagtcatgtatggatgtgaaagttggactataaagtcagctgagcaaagaattgatgcttctgaaccgtggtattggagaagactcttgagagtccggtggactgcaaggagatgcaaccagtccatcctaaaggagatcagtcctgggtgttcattggaaggactgatgttgaagctgaaactccattactttggtcacctgatgcgaagtgctgactcatttgaaaagaccctgatgctgggaaagattgaaggcaggaggagaagaggacgacagaggatgagatggttggatggcatcaccgactcaatggacataggtttgggtggactctgggagttggtgatggacagggaggcctggagtgctgaggttcatggggttaaaaatagttggacaccactgagggactgaactgaactgattcagccaatggacatttagtctgtttccttttttagcTACAATGTAACTGTGCTACATAGAACTTTATGTATACTTATAAAGGCAGTCCTAATGGTTAATCCCATGAAGTGAAATTAATGAATCAAAGACCTGTAATTTGGCAAAATTGTCCTCCAAAAATTTAAACCAAATGCAAGATATGAGTGCCATTTTTGTTATATCTTCACAAACTCTGAATGTTATCAAGCTGAAAGGTATTTGCAATACAATCAGAgaaaagtaatatctcattgttttgattGTAGTTATTTAAGTATAGAGGTTCCCCTTCATGTATCACTgtcttgtcatggcaaaggggcttgcagaactcaatgaagctatgagccatgctgtgactaaaccactgccaccaccaccaatgaattttaaataacttcagTTGGGGAAAATATGTAAGTTCTAATGGGTCACATCAGTGACTATGATTAGTGCTTATTCTCAGGTTTTGCACCATCCTTAGGGGAATTGTTTAGGCTTTCATTTCACTGATTGTGGAAATGATGTTATCATTTTGGGGGTTTGGAGTGGGGGGGAACCACAGTTTTATCTTCTCCAAAAGATAATCAATGTGGTTTCCATGTTTCCTTTGAATACAATTTAAAGAACACCATACAACCAAATCTCATATATTTATTCTATATTTACTATATTTCAGTAACTTTACCAatctaagtaaaaataaaagttataagtCAAGTGACAAAAAGAAACATAACATGcttttttatattatctttttaaaaactgattaaaatagaaaaaattagactttcaaattctttccttagaCAAAAGACTAAGTCTCATttcaatttaagaataaaaaggtTTCCAAAAGCTGTTCATATTTGCACTATGTTGCCAAGCTTGATTTTTTTGCCCCACCGAATACCAGGAATACTTTTCCATAGAAATAAAGGTATTCAAATTGTGAGGATATGGACAAAAGAACCTAACAGTTTTGATTCTCAATCATCTGCTATTATTGCAAGATTACCCCTAAGAATACACTCTATTCCCTTTGACAGCCCAGCTAATTACCCAAAGGAGTGTTCATTCCCCATGATCTCAGTAAGAAAGTATGTTATGCCTGCTTTCAGGCACCATTTCTGATGCTAAGAGATTAGTCCtctggttggtttgtttttgtttttgtttttttttttttcaatctgggTCTACAAGAGTGTCCTCAGCTGCACTGCTTATCTTCTGGGGGCTTTAGCTGACAGCTCCTGAAGGCCTCCTGCAGGCTGGGTATTTGGCCCAAATGGCAGGCAGACAGAAGGAATACTAATGCTATTTTCTGTTTCAATTGCCTCTTTTCTCCATAATTTAACTACCATATGGCACTTATTCCACTTTGCCTTTTCTATGAGGTAGTGATATACCGTTACTCCATCACTTTACTCAAATTGTAAGAAAAGGAATTCACACAGCCTTTACAGCTCTTACCTTCAGGAAGAAACTAGACTCTAATGCATGGGAGACAGTTTGGCATCCCCTTTCTTGACAAAGTTAAGATCTTTGTAACCACTTCTATATAATTTCTGGTGCATTAGTCTCATATCACCCTGTTGTTACTTTCTACCTATATTAACTGCATAATCTCCATAAAATCCCAGATAACAAATCCCAACCAGggggaaaaaatattaatatgtggTTTCCCTAGATCACTTGGGAAAGCTGAAAACAGGTAAGCCTAAATaactaagaaaaatttttttaaatttctttctttccctttagtatactgtatttggcTGTGGAAAATAAATTTGCTATAATAACTTTGAAGTTGAGAAGATTTCACGAAAAATAAGCTTTTTATTAGAAAATCAAAGTATTTGTGGCTACGATATGTGctactctgctttatttttctcaagcCTACTAgttgtatatattattattaattgtcTTGTTCCCCTAAATCACACAGCAAtctagatattttataatattaatttaataactTTACTCTTTATTTATGCCTAAGTTATCAAAGAATCAATAGGACTAAGAGTTCGAGGTGTGTTTTCTTCTGTGCCCACTGTTCTGCTTTTTTTCACACTTGTCTCCTTTTCATGGAAATCCCTAAGAAATCAcccaactaaaaatataaaaaaaaaattcaacatttctattttcttaggtAAGCATGTGTTTGATGCCACAGAATaattaaatttctcattttattcttctgtGGATACAGTCTTTACAGGAGGAACTctttagataatattttttaaaaattttaccatgCTTCCATAACAGAGGGTATATAGTTTTTATGACAATAACACTAGTTAATGGCATTATAAATtgtgatagaaaaaaaattatggtagACATAGATTTTGAGTTTTCAGATAGCTGAATTTTAGGAactcttaaaattttacttttaacagtttttcttttaaacaaaacaaaattttatttttcttcgtAATCATCAAGAAGAAAATGTGGGTATTTTTAACaagaaatcagaagaaagaaGTTACTTTCATACTTAaagtaaatatactttttttttttagattctacattttTGTATAATCAAGCATTAGAAATTAACAAATTATTAAGACGGCATTATAATGGTTTACCTGGATATAAAGTAACACTGGTAGCACTAAAAACAAATCTACTCATTCAATGAGTATTTACTGAGCCTCTGCTACTTGCCTGGCACCAGACTAGGTACTAGGGATACAGTGGTATTTAAATCAAATATGACAGAGTCCAGGCCTTCACAGAACTTAGTCTCACGGTGagagaaaattaaagacataaattaaAGCACAGGATGCTGCTGGAGCTGTTGCCAGCCACTTGCAATAATACATCAATAATTTACAATAATTAGGATAATGATTATTTTCTGGATATCTGGAGActttagaacagtcttttggactctgtgggagagggagagggtgggatgatttgggagaatggcattgaaatacgtataatatcatatatggaatgagtagccagtccaggttcagtgcacgatactggatgcttggggctggtgcactgggacgacccagagggatggtatggggagggaggagggaggagggttcaggatgtggaacatgtgtatacctgtggcggattcatttcgatatttggcaaaaaccaatacaatattgtaaagtttaaaaaaaaaaaaagttaatgaatGAAGCTAATTCCAAGCTTCTTATGGGTAGGTTTTACAGCTGCAGTGAGGTCAAGGGGTTGGTAGGTTAACTGGAAGAGGATCACATGGTACTCATGAGTAACTTTATTAAATATActcttaatttaaattttctttcaattgtaattgtttaagaaaataattgtGATATTTAGTTTCATTATTACCCTAATGCTCTTTATTCcaaataaaaatctgtcttttaTGGACTCAATACTCTCTCTATTTTTCTTAGCCATATTAGGGccaatcttttcttcttttactttttaaagttactCTTTATGTACTGcactatctttccttttttctccattcATCCTGATTGCCATGCACTTCTCTTCTGCAAGATAATCATGTTGTTCTGATGTTTCTAAAAGCCTAAGAGATTATACCCAAAGTTGTCATTTTATTACTGGATAGAATGTCCTCTCTGACCCTAGAAATTTAGATTGCAGAATtctatttctttcaaagaaattaaTGATAGAGATCTGAGTTGACAGCATTTCATGGGAAGAACTGGGATGTTTAGTAGATACAATAATAATGTAAGTGAAAATGATGACACTATGAAGCAAATACATACTTAAACAACATTAATAAGATTATAATAGTCCAGATCAAGGTAgacagttttttttgtgtgtgattttcaaATCATGTCTTGGATACTGAGATTAGTCCTGGTTGTCAGATTTTCAGAAGGTCATTGTCAACATTTAGGATATTTGGAAGACATCTACTAAGGTGATAATATACCTGATAACCTTGTTATAAGAACTGTTGAAGGAAACTGAATGCTTTGGTCTAAAGAAAATTTAGGTGTGgtaactcttttaaaatattttaatgatggtcatATTAAGAGATATTAAGATATGATATATGCTCAATAAGATTAAAATACTTTGTCTTATGAATAAGGGGAAATTTACTACTTGATAAAAAGTTATTGATTCTCGTTTTAAATTTTCCAACAATGAAATAATCTGCCTATATGTTTGAACAAATGATAAACAAATTATGTGCCTGGGCAAAAGCTATTCAAATATTAAATGGGTTGTGAGACTTGATGTCTTACATGTTCCTTAAAAATCCTGATTTTCAAcggttttcagaaaataaagattaagaaTTCTTTATTCCATTCTTACCAGTTATACAGATGATATGAAAAGAAGGCAATGGAAAAATCCAATGACAGCTCAGAGTATGGTTTTATCTTAGTGGGCTTCTCTGATCGTCCCAAGCTGGAGATGGTGCTCTTCATAGTAAATTTTACTCTGTATTCAGTGGCTGTCCTGGGAAATTCAGCCATAATCCTTGTGTGTATATTAGACTCTCGACTTCATACACCAATGTACTTCTTTCTGGCAAATCTTTCCTTTTTAGATCTCTGCTTCAGTACTAGCTGTGTCCGCCAGATGCTGGTTAACCTCTGGGGCCCTGATAAGACCATCAGCTATGCGGGCTGTGTTGTCcagcttttctctttcctttctgttggCGGAGTCGAGTGCCTCCTTCTGGCtgtcatggcctatgaccgctatgctGCAGTCTGCAGGCCCTTGTATTATACGGTCATTATGCACCCCCAGCTGTGCTTACGACTGGTGGCTGTGGCCTGGGGAAGTGGGCTGGTCAATGCCATCGTCATGTCCCCACTGACAATGACTCTCTCCAGATGTGGTCAGCGACGAGTTAACCATTTCCTCTGTGAAATGCCGGCCCTGATCAAGATGGCTTGTGTGGACGCTCGTGCAGTGGAAATGCTGGGCTTCACCTTTGCCATTCTCATTGTCCTACTGCCCCTCACTCTTATTCTTGTCTCCTACGGTTACATCGCAGCAGCTGTGCTGAGGATCAAGTCAGCTGCTGGGCGCCGGAAGGCCTTCAATACCTGTAGCTCCCATCTCACTGTGGTCTCCTTGTTCTATGGGAgcatcatttatatgtatatgcagCCAGGAAACAGCTCTTCCCAAGACCAAGGCAAGTTTCTCACCCTCTTCTACAACCTGGTGACTCCCATGTTGAATCCACTCATCTACACCTTAAGGAATAAGGAGGTGAAAGGGGCGCTGAAAAAGGTTTTGGGGAGGCAACAATGAAACATAGAGGTATGCTAAGTTATAATGTCctaggaaattttttttcaaacattactGTTTATGTTGTGCTTAAAATAACTTTAGCCAATGTACCAAACACTcttggatttgttttttaaatgtggataAATACACCTAAGTGTATCCAGAGTCAAGGTGAATCAACCCAAAACCTTAGGTACACACAATATGGATGTAactttaccgtgtgagccaccagggaagcccactatataTCCTAAGTTATAAAACTGAGTAGATACTTTTAAGCCTCTTAATAAAAACTTTGTAGCTATTttcatcttgattttttaaatggaaaaactattccctggtggctcagatggtaaagattctgcctgcaatgtgggagacctggttggatccctgggtcaggaagatcccctagagtaggaaatggcaacccgctctagtattcttgcctggcaaatcccatggacagaagagcctggcagactacagtcccggaggtcacaaagagttagacacaactgagagactaacactattACTATGGTCTATAGCTCCTATGTAAATGAGCCTGAGTCACAGAGAAGATAATTAGAATTCAGAAGTGTGTATACATATCTGAATCTGAACCTTTTCCATTATCCACTAACAGTGCCTTTGTGAGAGTGGTGCGTGTAGGGGTGACCTAATAATCAGCCCCAGCCTGTATCCTTTATTTGTACATTCTTTCATCATGCTGATATGCCGTAGACTCCATATGAGCATTCTCACCATTCTCCCTAAtgtttctttattattaatatgATGACATCACCCCTTCCCACATTGTCCTGTGCAAATGCCCTGTCTAAATCCATCCCGTGCTTCAGTGGTCAACTCtaatatgatgtgtgtgtgtgcttcgtggctcaatcgtatctgact contains:
- the LOC113881650 gene encoding putative olfactory receptor 2W6 codes for the protein MEKSNDSSEYGFILVGFSDRPKLEMVLFIVNFTLYSVAVLGNSAIILVCILDSRLHTPMYFFLANLSFLDLCFSTSCVRQMLVNLWGPDKTISYAGCVVQLFSFLSVGGVECLLLAVMAYDRYAAVCRPLYYTVIMHPQLCLRLVAVAWGSGLVNAIVMSPLTMTLSRCGQRRVNHFLCEMPALIKMACVDARAVEMLGFTFAILIVLLPLTLILVSYGYIAAAVLRIKSAAGRRKAFNTCSSHLTVVSLFYGSIIYMYMQPGNSSSQDQGKFLTLFYNLVTPMLNPLIYTLRNKEVKGALKKVLGRQQ